The DNA window CTTATACTCAAGCTATAACCTTCCATAACTGGATAGCAATGTTTCTGCGATACCTTAGGTATCagtttacttttaaaatacCCTAACTCGCTGAGGAGAATCGCAACTAAAAGCTGAGCATTCGACGGATTGTTCGGCTCGCATTCTTTGTTCGGAACGTAAAAGGCTTCgcatggaaatgcaaatggaaatggaaatgggagtgGAAACGGCGGTGATAGAGTTGCCGTGGATGGATAGATACGAGGCGTATTCGCGCCAGACAATACTCGAATAcaaaatgcgaatgcgaaagTGATAATTAAAAATCGCGCCATATATACTGGTTACCAGATATGCTTGTTGCCGATTCTCTGCCCGTTGTTTTCCCCGCCATGAAATGCCGGTTATTGTTTATGATTTTCCAACGCTGTCGAGCAGGATGTTCGCATTGCAATCACCACTGGTGTGGGTGAGACAATCGACGTGGGTGTGGCATGTGGGCGTGAATGAAGTGATCAATGCGCCTAACAATGATTGACGTCACTTCCCCCGGCCAGGGACGTCGTGGTGCGAGGGCTGGGCTTATGCTTCGCCATGAAAGGGCTGTCGAAGATGGCGCTTTTCCACCACCCCATCCCGCCCCGCACCACCTCACCCCACCCGGCTGCAGTTGGCAAACAATTATGCAAAATCGCTGGCGCTAGCAGTTTTATgcagaaattaattttgcatttttaattttacagcTCCAGTGGCGGGGGCTTTAAGCAAGGGGAGAATCCATTGCCCagctaaaaacaagaaaaaatcGCTGCGACAGCAATCTGCACTGCTCACAAAGGATTGATAAGGGATATTTTAGATGGCCCTAcacttaaacaaaaatagatCTCCAAGATGTCTTTATATTTATGCAATCAgtacaaaatatcaaaaaaaaaaatagatctCCATGATGTCTTTATACTTATCCAATCAGTACAAAATATTGACTTAAAATGCTAttatatttgttaatatatttGGAAATATAGTTTTGATTGTCCAAGAAATGTGTgtctatatagatatatttgttatttataaaaaaatacgttaaaagaaaaaatatttgatgaTACAAATAATGAGAagttcaaaatatatttttgaagtAAAAAAAGCACCACAACTCGCATTCTTTGCCATTAGAATACTTTTTCTCAGCTAATTGTTAAGCATGTATACTTCCTAGAAAAcagtttaaataataatattattattatattttttgtaaactaagaaaagactttttttttctgataaGACTGGAATCACTTGGGTCTTcgtataaatttttaaagtgtAGCTCAAGATGTAAACATCACGCGATAATTAATCTGCTCCCTCAATTTAACCACGTACCCCTGAGCGTGTGGCTTCTAGTTCACCGCCCAGTAGGCAAATCATTCCGCAATCGGAAGACATAGTGGTAGGTTGCTCAAGATGTTCCAAGCGGACCGCCGAGATCTGTCCTGCCAGCCGTCCAAGTTGGCTTCGccgcaggagcaggatcagccGAGACTGGTCCAGGTTCCGGATGCTGACCGCCAGGACATGCAGTTCCCGGACATTTGGCTGCGTGACAATTGCCGCTGCAAGGAGTGCTATCTGCCACAGACGCTGAGTAGGTTACCCCAGCTGTGGAACCATTTGGACACCAGTGTGCGCGTCCTGCGGCAGAGCGTGGACCTGGACCAGGAGGTCCTGTGTGTAGAGTGGTCCGATGGACATGCCTCCCAGTATCCGTTAAGTTGGCTGAGAGAGCGGGACTTCTCATCGGCAAACCGCCAGCGATACCTGCGCGACTTTTACCGCCCGGAGCAGAAGTTGTGGAGCGGTCTGGACTTTGAGCACATGCGCCAGATGTTCTACTACCAAGAACTGATCACTTGTGACTCGGCGCTGCAGCAATGGCTCCACCACCTGGCGGTTTTTGGAGTAGCCTTGGTCAAGGAAGCGCCCCTGGACATGGACGTCCTTCGCAGCTTGTCCAACCGGGTGGGCTTCATGCGGCGCACCACCTATGGAGAGGAGTTCAGTGTTCGGGCTCAGCCTGGCGCCAGTAACTACGCCTACTTGGCCGCACCCCTCCCGCTCCACACGGACATGCCCTACTTTGAGTACCTGCCCGGAGTGACCATGCTGCACACCCTGGAACAGTCCGCCTCGCCCGGTGGGGTCAATCTGCTGGCCGATGCCTTCTATGTGGTGGAGGTGATGCGGGAACGCTATTCGGAGCAGTTCCGCGTTCTCTGCCAGACGCCCGTGGATTGGGCGGACATCGGGAGCGACGGCGACCTGCACTTCCACAACATCTGGAGGGCACCGGTCATCAAGTGAGTAGACTTTGAATGAGGAATTGGTAAATGAGTTTCTTTTAATCGGTAATGTCCGACTAATGAATACATTTTTAGCCGCGTTTTCAAAAACTTCTGGCAGAATTCAGTTTAAGACCTCTTAGT is part of the Drosophila yakuba strain Tai18E2 chromosome 2R, Prin_Dyak_Tai18E2_2.1, whole genome shotgun sequence genome and encodes:
- the LOC6529966 gene encoding gamma-butyrobetaine dioxygenase, with the translated sequence MFQADRRDLSCQPSKLASPQEQDQPRLVQVPDADRQDMQFPDIWLRDNCRCKECYLPQTLSRLPQLWNHLDTSVRVLRQSVDLDQEVLCVEWSDGHASQYPLSWLRERDFSSANRQRYLRDFYRPEQKLWSGLDFEHMRQMFYYQELITCDSALQQWLHHLAVFGVALVKEAPLDMDVLRSLSNRVGFMRRTTYGEEFSVRAQPGASNYAYLAAPLPLHTDMPYFEYLPGVTMLHTLEQSASPGGVNLLADAFYVVEVMRERYSEQFRVLCQTPVDWADIGSDGDLHFHNIWRAPVINLDAEGRCVRINHSIPQRDSHFSVPVEQVRPWYEAMATFVGLAHEHSCRFKTTPGDVLTFDNLRLVHGRTGYDDTDRNVRHILGAFVDWDIVYSRLRVLRSASATSSSPDAP